One Phalacrocorax aristotelis chromosome 11, bGulAri2.1, whole genome shotgun sequence DNA segment encodes these proteins:
- the LOC142063429 gene encoding synaptotagmin-like protein 2 isoform X1: MLDLSFLTEEEYEKLMKVLQRDAELKKKDGDRIRRIQGTIKDEKKKKFVTGEWFSEVKAKRFQEDLEGSDLLRASIRRKKGKLENEYNELIRTDLESKAALSPAFPEHAAGAGEERPSTPAVDTSEEHKVLPKPKPRLAVLVSGSHKRSSIHDVSSSESDAGISPVVGATSSLHLSRKGHGLSPLSTKLSEDAVPQSSCAAQEALDGATGTTAGAKTPPEETNVPSKIPVKRKPSRTFLRSEQAVHHVGPAENSLTNRKLLTSPKPLTTERESSQVVKQGMNYTISSMSNKEEDIGLDREHFKNLKNFWEKGADSVTGGNVLEDPSWVEADGRQFKLCRSFSVQSGQDQNSEEKPGVFTKTRTPYKRTIALSSSEEEQSYIAPARKGSVSIIPRSTYAKSKGSLVTRNNSLSESNGKPPVPEEEKAAQHCSKKSRLPVRAPSLKIESPTKEVSGSTFEPETPTDEFIVAAECKRTANSLASRVQILIEPVLTDGENDDEKEEGSDLGTQDNMEISGELPEEKKCESSDKQTPSEPAREREAVQGMDSAVYSEEDGDHSPAAQALARANSINLAKSMVNIYTTTETYNKPHLIPHQFLEPERVKELSRSSPLLLSETESDTASEISFQFNKHKKTPSIGSHSSDMASVSSVSGSVLSVYSGDFGSVDAQGTVEFALDYDEKNREFQVHVSQCKDLAVVDEKKGRSDPYVKTYLLPDKARMGKRKTSVKKKTVNPIYNEVLRYKIEKMVLLIQKLNLSVWHNDPLGRNSFLGEIEVDLASWDWSNRKLNWYPLKPRSLSAVNGVDHRGVMNLSIKYVPPGSLGPKNPPSGEVHIWVKDVKDLLQLRPSGVDSFVKCYVLPDTSKKSYQKTRVIKRDTNPVFNHTIVYDGFHTEDLKDACVELTVWDHEKLTNHFLGGIRLGLGTGLSYGISVDWMDSTQEEVAFWQEMMSAANEWIEGLLPLRSLAGRKKLK, from the exons ATGAGTACAATGAGCTCATCCGGACAgatctggaaagcaaagctgcCCTGAGTCCTGCCTTCCCCGAGCACGCTGCTggtgcaggagaggagag ACCCAGCACACCTGCAGTTGATACCTCAGAGGAGCACAAAGTCTTGCCAAAACCGAAGCCGAGACTTGCTGTCCTGGTCTCTGGATCACACAAG AGATCCAGTATACATGATGTCTCGTCCTCAGAGAGTGACGCTGGAATCAGTCCAGTTGTGGGTGCAACAAGCAGCTTGCATTTGTCTAGAAAAG gTCATGGATTATCTCCATTGTCCACCAAGCTTTCAGAGGATGCTGTGCCTCAGTCCAGCTGTGCAGCTCAAGAAGCTCTTGATGGGGCCACTGGCACCACAGCAGGGGCAAAAACTCCACCCGAAGAAACTAACGTTCCCAGCAAGATACCAGTTAAGAGGAAACCAAGCAGAACTTTCCTCAGGTCTGAGCAGGCTGTGCATCACGTGGGGCCAGCAGAGAACAGCCTCACAAATAGAAAGCTGCTGACAAGCCCCAAACCACTGACCACAGAGAGGGAAAGCAGCCAGGTTGTGAAGCAAGGCATGAACTATACAATCTCATCAATGAGTAACAAAGAGGAGGATATTGGCCTCGATCGTGAACATTTCAAGAACTTGAAGAACTTCTGGGAGAAGGGAGCAGACTCTGTGACGGGGGGAAACGTGCTGGAGGACCCAAGCTGGGTGGAGGCAGACGGTAGGCAGTTCAAGCTGTGCCGCTCGTTCTCTGTACAGTCTGGGCAAGACCAGAACAGCGAAGAAAAACCTGGCGTCTTCACCAAAACAAGAACCCCCTACAAAAGGACAATAGCCTTGTCTTCCAGCGAGGAAGAACAAAGCTACATAGCACCTGCAAGGAAGGGCTCGGTTTCCATCATTCCTAGATCCACATACGCCAAGAGCAAAGGCAGCCTAGTTACAAGAAATAACTCCCTGAGTGAAAGCAATGGGAAGCCTCCAGTGCCAGAGGAAGAGAAGGCGGCACAGCACTGCTCCAAGAAATCCAGATTGCCTGTGCGAGCACCTTCCCTCAAAATCGAGTCGCCTACCAAAGAAGTGTCTGGCAGCACGTTTGAGCCAGAGACGCCTACAGACGAGTTTATCGTGGCAGCAGAATGCAAGCGCACAGCAAATTCCCTGGCGAGCAGGGTGCAGATACTGATCGAGCCTGTGCTTACAGATGGTGAAAATGATGACGAGAAAGAGGAAGGATCTGATTTGGGCACTCAAGACAACATGGAAATAAGTGGAGAgcttcctgaggaaaaaaagtgtgagTCTTCAGACAAGCAAACACCCAGTGAACcagccagagagagagaagccGTTCAGGGAATGGACTCAGCTGTTTACTCAG AGGAAGATGGGGATCATTCTCCTGCGGCTCAGGCATTGGCCCGAGCAAATAGCATTAATCTTGCAAAGAGCATGGTGAACATTTACACAACCACAGAGA CGTACAATAAACCTCATTTGATACCCCATCAGTTTCTTGAACCTGAAAGAGTCAAAGAGCTGAGCAGatcctctcctctcctgttgTCTGAG ACTGAATCAGACACGGCGTCGGAAATCAGCTTCCAGTTTAACAAGCACAAAAAGACGCCTAGCATTGGCAGCCACTCGTCCGACATGGCATCTGTCTCCTCG GTGAGTGGCAGTGTGCTCAGTGTCTACAGCGGTGATTTTGGGAGCGTGGATGCCCAAGGAACCGTGGAGTTTGCTCTAGACTATGACGAGAAGAACCGGGAGTTCCAGGTTCATGTGTCCCAGTGCAAGGACTTGGCTGTCGTGGATGAGAAGAAAGGCAGATCTGACCC gtacGTTAAAACTTACCTGCTCCCAGACAAAGCTAGAATGGGTAAGAGGAAAACATCGGTGAAGAAGAAGACAGTGAATCCCATTTACAACGAGGTGTTACGG tataaaatagagaaaatggTCTTGCTGATCCAAAAATTAAATCTCTCTGTTTGGCACAATGATCCACTGGGGCGTAACAGTTTCTTGGGAGAGATTGAAGTAGACTTGGCCAGCTGGGACTGGAGCAACAGGAAACTCAACTGGTACCCGCTGAAGCCCCGA AGCCTTTCTGCTGTTAACGGTGTGGATCATCGAGGAGTGATGAATTTGTCTATTAAGTATGTCCCTCCAGGAAGCCTAG GTCCCAAGAATCCTCCTTCTGGCGAAGTTCACATTTGGGTGAAAGACGTCAAGGACCTGCTGCAGTTGCGCCCTTCTGGAGTTGACTCCTTTGTGAAATG CTATGTGCTGCCAGACACCAGTAAGAAGAGTTACCAAAAGACCCGAGTCATAAAAAGAGACACAAACCCTGTTTTCAATCACACTATTGTGTACGACGGCTTTCACACAGAGGATCTAAAGGATGCCTGTGTTGAACTGACTGTGTGGGATCATGAAAAACTTACCAACCATTTCCTTGGAGGGATCAGGCTGGGCCTCGGGACAG GTTTGAGCTATGGCATCTCTGTGGACTGGATGGACTCCACGCAAGAGGAGGTGGCCTTTTGGCAGGAGATGATGTCGGCTGCCAATGAATGGATTGAGGGACTGCTGCCACTGCGCTCActggcagggaggaaaaagctgaaataa
- the LOC142063429 gene encoding synaptotagmin-like protein 2 isoform X2 produces the protein MASVSSVSGSVLSVYSGDFGSVDAQGTVEFALDYDEKNREFQVHVSQCKDLAVVDEKKGRSDPYVKTYLLPDKARMGKRKTSVKKKTVNPIYNEVLRYKIEKMVLLIQKLNLSVWHNDPLGRNSFLGEIEVDLASWDWSNRKLNWYPLKPRSLSAVNGVDHRGVMNLSIKYVPPGSLGPKNPPSGEVHIWVKDVKDLLQLRPSGVDSFVKCYVLPDTSKKSYQKTRVIKRDTNPVFNHTIVYDGFHTEDLKDACVELTVWDHEKLTNHFLGGIRLGLGTGLSYGISVDWMDSTQEEVAFWQEMMSAANEWIEGLLPLRSLAGRKKLK, from the exons ATGGCATCTGTCTCCTCG GTGAGTGGCAGTGTGCTCAGTGTCTACAGCGGTGATTTTGGGAGCGTGGATGCCCAAGGAACCGTGGAGTTTGCTCTAGACTATGACGAGAAGAACCGGGAGTTCCAGGTTCATGTGTCCCAGTGCAAGGACTTGGCTGTCGTGGATGAGAAGAAAGGCAGATCTGACCC gtacGTTAAAACTTACCTGCTCCCAGACAAAGCTAGAATGGGTAAGAGGAAAACATCGGTGAAGAAGAAGACAGTGAATCCCATTTACAACGAGGTGTTACGG tataaaatagagaaaatggTCTTGCTGATCCAAAAATTAAATCTCTCTGTTTGGCACAATGATCCACTGGGGCGTAACAGTTTCTTGGGAGAGATTGAAGTAGACTTGGCCAGCTGGGACTGGAGCAACAGGAAACTCAACTGGTACCCGCTGAAGCCCCGA AGCCTTTCTGCTGTTAACGGTGTGGATCATCGAGGAGTGATGAATTTGTCTATTAAGTATGTCCCTCCAGGAAGCCTAG GTCCCAAGAATCCTCCTTCTGGCGAAGTTCACATTTGGGTGAAAGACGTCAAGGACCTGCTGCAGTTGCGCCCTTCTGGAGTTGACTCCTTTGTGAAATG CTATGTGCTGCCAGACACCAGTAAGAAGAGTTACCAAAAGACCCGAGTCATAAAAAGAGACACAAACCCTGTTTTCAATCACACTATTGTGTACGACGGCTTTCACACAGAGGATCTAAAGGATGCCTGTGTTGAACTGACTGTGTGGGATCATGAAAAACTTACCAACCATTTCCTTGGAGGGATCAGGCTGGGCCTCGGGACAG GTTTGAGCTATGGCATCTCTGTGGACTGGATGGACTCCACGCAAGAGGAGGTGGCCTTTTGGCAGGAGATGATGTCGGCTGCCAATGAATGGATTGAGGGACTGCTGCCACTGCGCTCActggcagggaggaaaaagctgaaataa